A genomic region of Podarcis raffonei isolate rPodRaf1 chromosome 13, rPodRaf1.pri, whole genome shotgun sequence contains the following coding sequences:
- the LOC128399283 gene encoding olfactory receptor 469-like — MKRMQKPEERNETIITEFILHGFGDLRDLQIPLFVVFLVIYIMTIVGNLIIVVLVVRVQHLHTPMYFFLANLSCLEICYSSTILPRMLASFLTQNQAVSIYSCFLQLWAFAVFAAVECYLLAAMSYDRYLAICQPLYYSTLMNLKICLQLVAGSWIGSFVINTGSFLFISQLSFCGHNAIEHFFCDFTPLINLACSGAQQVKLVSAILASFATLPPFILTVTSYVYIIAAILRIPSATGRQKAFSTCSAHLIVVTIFYGTLTIVYVLPDTNELKELNKVFSVFYTILTPLVNPLIYSLRNKEVKEALRKSGSQFCNSHKSALTSCFQIL, encoded by the coding sequence ATGAAAAGGATGCAGAAACCAGAGGAGAGAAATGAAACCATCATTACAGAATTCATCCTTCATGGCTTTGGAGACCTACGTGATCTGCAAATTCCTCTCTTTGTGGTGTTTCTAGTTATTTACATCATGACTATAGTTGGGAACCTGATCATTGTTGTACTAGTTGTGAGAGTTCAGCACCTCCATACCCCCATGTATTTCTTCTTGGCCAATTTGTCTTGCTTGGAGATTTGTTACAGCTCAACCATCCTCCCTAGAATGCTGGCCAGTTTCTTAACTCAGAACCAAGCTGTGTCTATTTATAGCTGTTTTCTTCAGTTATGGGCTTTTGCGGTTTTTGCGGCTGTAGAATGCTATCTCCTGGCAGCAATGTCTTATGATCGCTACTTGGCAATTTGCCAACCCCTGTACTACTCCACACTTATGAATCTCAAGATTTGCCTTCAGCTTGTTGCTGGATCTTGGATTGGCAGCTTTGTGATAAACACAGGCTCATTTCTCTTTATATCACAGTTATCCTTTTGTGGCCACAATGCCATCGAACATTTCTTTTGTGATTTCACTCCATTGATTAATCTGGCCTGCAGTGGCGCACAACAAGTTAAACTGGTATCAGCCATTCTGGCTTCTTTTGCTACCCTGCCACCATTCATTCTGACTGTAACATCATATGTGTATATCATTGCTGCCATTCTTCGAATCCCCTCCGCCACAGGAAGGCAAAAGGCTTTCTCTACCTGCTCCGCTCACCTCATTGTGGTGACCATTTTCTACGGCACCCTCACCATTGTGTATGTTTTGCCAGATACCAATGAACTGAAAGAGCTGAACAAAGTGTTCTCTGTTTTTTACACCATCTTGACACCTTTGGTCAATCCCCTCATATACAGCCTGAGGAACAAAGAGGTGAAAGAAGCCCTGAGAAAGTCAGGTAGCCAATTTTGTAATTCACATAAGAGTGCATTGACCTCTTGTTTTCAAATCTTATGA